The following are encoded together in the Bactrocera neohumeralis isolate Rockhampton chromosome 6, APGP_CSIRO_Bneo_wtdbg2-racon-allhic-juicebox.fasta_v2, whole genome shotgun sequence genome:
- the LOC126761042 gene encoding G-protein coupled receptor Mth2-like isoform X1 — protein MSKSHARRLFLLASMRLLYSVQFVLADIRNCDFKDTVNLVNIRPNKHGAYDYGGISIPKSLTANYDYEELADGTRFTSSAHTRGCACKLKQCIQLCCMPNQLLDKQTMKCVTPNDLSLEYLPELEIFNEDLDSTLVNVSEAFISQQRLPCDNFAILSPWEFEDDAYILFENASILHMINEELIPYRDYCLTPYWYNNTVNLNPIICYAKTATTTYVNMLFLAISVPFLLATIWVYLYVPQLRCLHNSCLIYFLATFAIGTALLSSTAWITYGMEACRIIGSVCYFFMISAFFWLNITCFDLWLSIRGIRYELQSSNPQLRFFYYSIYVWSAAVIFTVIAVTIEHFNINDAWKPGIGIGQCFIKSASAMLYFHGPSGLLILFNIIFFFLSVNDLYQIKDANYQIQSDNSQQYKFATFLRLFIIMGISWIMEVISYITPTYNSIIFTIFNIINSSQGIIIFGVLVLKPRVLMLLKSRWKA, from the exons ATGTCTAAATCTCACGCAAGACGTCTATTTTTGCTCGCCTCAATGCGTTTGCTTTACTCCGTTCAATTTGTGCTTGCCGACATACGAAATTGTGATTTCAAAGATACCGTTAATCTGGtaaatattcgaccaaataagCATGGCGCCTATGATTATGGTGGAATAAGCATACCCAAAAGTTTAACTGCCAACTACGATTATGAAGAACTCGCCGATGGCACGCGCTTTACTAGCTCAGCACATACCAGGGGCTGTGCGTGTAAACTGAAGCAGTGCATACAACTGTGTTGCATGCCAAACCAACTGCTAGACAAGCAGACGATGAAGTGTGTCACACCCAACGATCTTAGCTTGGAATATTTACCCgaacttgaaatatttaatgaagaTCTGGACTCTACTTTAGTCAACGTAAGTGAAGCTTTTATTTCACAGCAGCGATTACCGTGTGATAACTTTGCTATACTGAGTCCATGGGAGTTTGAAGACGacgcatacattttatttgAG AATGCCTCAATATTACATATGATTAATGAGGAGCTTATACCCTATCGAGATTACTGTCTAACACCTTACTGGTACAACAATACAGTGAATTTGAATCCTATTATCTGTTATGCGAAAACAGCGACGACAACTTATGTCAATATGTTGT TCTTGGCAATATCAGTGCCATTCCTCTTGGCGACAATCTGGGTATACTTGTATGTGCCGCAGCTACGTTGCCTACACAACAGCTGTCTCATCTATTTTCTGGCTACCTTCGCCATCGGCACCGCTCTACTAAGTTCAACAGCATGGATCACTTACGGTATGGAGGCCTGTCGTATAATAG GTTCAGTATGCTATTTCTTCATGATATCTGCTTTCTTTTGGTTGAATATTACCTGCTTCGATTTATGGCTGAGTATACGTGGCATCAGATATGAGCTGCAGTCGAGCAATCCGCAATTACGTTTCTTTTATTATTCGATTTATGTGTGGTCAGCGGCTGTGATCTTTACCGTTATCGCTGTAACTATTGagcattttaatataaatgatGCCTGGAAGCCGGGAATCGGTATTGGACaatgttttataaaat cgGCGTCGGCAATGCTGTATTTTCATGGACCAAGCGGTTTGctgatattatttaatattatctttTTCTTCTTGAGTGTAAACGATCTTTATCAAATCAAAGATGCCAACTACCAAATCCAAAGTGATAATAGCCAGCAATACAA gTTCGCCACATTTTTACGTTTATTCATCATTATGGGTATTTCATGGATTATGGAAGTGATATCGTACATCACGCCGACATATAATTCgattattttcacaattttcaatataatcAATTCGTCACAAGGCATAATAATATTCGGAGTACTCGTGTTGAAGCCGCGGGTGCTAATGTTGCTAAAGAGTCG GTGGAAGGCATAA
- the LOC126761042 gene encoding probable G-protein coupled receptor Mth-like 3 isoform X2 yields MSKSHARRLFLLASMRLLYSVQFVLADIRNCDFKDTVNLVNIRPNKHGAYDYGGISIPKSLTANYDYEELADGTRFTSSAHTRGCACKLKQCIQLCCMPNQLLDKQTMKCVTPNDLSLEYLPELEIFNEDLDSTLVNNASILHMINEELIPYRDYCLTPYWYNNTVNLNPIICYAKTATTTYVNMLFLAISVPFLLATIWVYLYVPQLRCLHNSCLIYFLATFAIGTALLSSTAWITYGMEACRIIGSVCYFFMISAFFWLNITCFDLWLSIRGIRYELQSSNPQLRFFYYSIYVWSAAVIFTVIAVTIEHFNINDAWKPGIGIGQCFIKSASAMLYFHGPSGLLILFNIIFFFLSVNDLYQIKDANYQIQSDNSQQYKFATFLRLFIIMGISWIMEVISYITPTYNSIIFTIFNIINSSQGIIIFGVLVLKPRVLMLLKSRWKA; encoded by the exons ATGTCTAAATCTCACGCAAGACGTCTATTTTTGCTCGCCTCAATGCGTTTGCTTTACTCCGTTCAATTTGTGCTTGCCGACATACGAAATTGTGATTTCAAAGATACCGTTAATCTGGtaaatattcgaccaaataagCATGGCGCCTATGATTATGGTGGAATAAGCATACCCAAAAGTTTAACTGCCAACTACGATTATGAAGAACTCGCCGATGGCACGCGCTTTACTAGCTCAGCACATACCAGGGGCTGTGCGTGTAAACTGAAGCAGTGCATACAACTGTGTTGCATGCCAAACCAACTGCTAGACAAGCAGACGATGAAGTGTGTCACACCCAACGATCTTAGCTTGGAATATTTACCCgaacttgaaatatttaatgaagaTCTGGACTCTACTTTAGTCAAC AATGCCTCAATATTACATATGATTAATGAGGAGCTTATACCCTATCGAGATTACTGTCTAACACCTTACTGGTACAACAATACAGTGAATTTGAATCCTATTATCTGTTATGCGAAAACAGCGACGACAACTTATGTCAATATGTTGT TCTTGGCAATATCAGTGCCATTCCTCTTGGCGACAATCTGGGTATACTTGTATGTGCCGCAGCTACGTTGCCTACACAACAGCTGTCTCATCTATTTTCTGGCTACCTTCGCCATCGGCACCGCTCTACTAAGTTCAACAGCATGGATCACTTACGGTATGGAGGCCTGTCGTATAATAG GTTCAGTATGCTATTTCTTCATGATATCTGCTTTCTTTTGGTTGAATATTACCTGCTTCGATTTATGGCTGAGTATACGTGGCATCAGATATGAGCTGCAGTCGAGCAATCCGCAATTACGTTTCTTTTATTATTCGATTTATGTGTGGTCAGCGGCTGTGATCTTTACCGTTATCGCTGTAACTATTGagcattttaatataaatgatGCCTGGAAGCCGGGAATCGGTATTGGACaatgttttataaaat cgGCGTCGGCAATGCTGTATTTTCATGGACCAAGCGGTTTGctgatattatttaatattatctttTTCTTCTTGAGTGTAAACGATCTTTATCAAATCAAAGATGCCAACTACCAAATCCAAAGTGATAATAGCCAGCAATACAA gTTCGCCACATTTTTACGTTTATTCATCATTATGGGTATTTCATGGATTATGGAAGTGATATCGTACATCACGCCGACATATAATTCgattattttcacaattttcaatataatcAATTCGTCACAAGGCATAATAATATTCGGAGTACTCGTGTTGAAGCCGCGGGTGCTAATGTTGCTAAAGAGTCG GTGGAAGGCATAA